Proteins encoded by one window of Bryobacteraceae bacterium:
- a CDS encoding Gfo/Idh/MocA family oxidoreductase produces MKNLALMLAGALALGAADLRLGIIGTDTSHVIAFTKVLNDPAAPDHIAGAKIVAFYKGGSPDVESSRTRVDGYANDLKTKWNLEQVDSIGGLCSKVDAILIESVDGRKHFPQVKEAVKCGKPMFIDKPLAATYEDVKEIARVTREAGVKWFSTSSLRWSEIATTMASPEAKSVMTWGPGPEEAHHYLDLSWYAIHPVETLFTMMGPGCVEVSRTSAADGDVVVGKWKDGRIGIVRTGKPYSDYGAVVFGGKKTAQSDPKMKAGYTPMLREIVKFFQTGVVPVPNEVTLEIFAFMDAAQKSKEQGGKPVKVKM; encoded by the coding sequence ATGAAAAACCTCGCTCTGATGCTTGCCGGCGCGCTTGCGCTCGGCGCCGCCGACCTGCGGCTGGGGATCATCGGTACCGACACTTCTCACGTGATCGCCTTCACCAAGGTCCTCAACGATCCCGCTGCTCCGGACCATATCGCCGGCGCGAAGATCGTGGCCTTCTACAAGGGCGGCAGCCCCGACGTCGAAAGCAGCCGCACTCGCGTCGACGGCTACGCCAACGACCTGAAGACGAAGTGGAACCTCGAGCAGGTGGACTCGATCGGGGGACTTTGCAGCAAGGTGGACGCGATTCTGATCGAGAGCGTCGATGGCCGGAAGCATTTCCCGCAGGTGAAGGAAGCCGTGAAGTGCGGCAAGCCGATGTTCATCGACAAGCCGCTCGCGGCGACCTATGAAGACGTCAAGGAAATCGCCAGAGTCACGCGCGAGGCGGGCGTGAAATGGTTCTCGACGTCGAGCCTGCGGTGGAGCGAGATCGCGACCACGATGGCGTCGCCGGAAGCGAAGTCGGTGATGACGTGGGGTCCCGGACCGGAAGAGGCGCATCACTACCTCGACCTCTCCTGGTATGCGATCCATCCCGTGGAGACGCTGTTCACGATGATGGGCCCCGGGTGTGTCGAAGTTTCGCGGACGTCGGCGGCCGATGGCGATGTCGTCGTCGGCAAGTGGAAGGACGGCCGCATCGGCATCGTCCGCACGGGCAAGCCGTACAGCGACTACGGAGCCGTGGTGTTCGGAGGCAAGAAGACCGCGCAAAGCGATCCGAAGATGAAGGCCGGCTACACGCCGATGCTCAGGGAGATCGTCAAGTTCTTCCAGACCGGCGTAGTGCCCGTGCCGAATGAGGTGACGCTCGAGATCTTCGCGTTCATGGACGCGGCGCAGAAGAGCAAGGAGCAGGGCGGCAAACCGGTGAAGGTCAAGATGTAG
- a CDS encoding alkaline phosphatase D family protein, producing MNRREFLAWSAAAMTPVAQGAPGTHQATGAKVGEVTASAAQIWTRRTRDAVRRADGTLPLPNTNKARTLPLGTDPATLEGSCPGDAGELRVIVKTAQGKRVHESKWTAVNADHDFSHIFEVSGLKPSTPYVFTVESRGSSKTDGTLAGTFKTAPEAGADETVEFAMLSCQKYSQKDDPRGFKLYDAIHKQGPRFLLSVGDNVYYDSDDPKVNHVSIARHHWHRMYSLPSMLECVQSVGGYWLKDDHDCYSDDCYPGYVNETMKPFTFEEGLHLFPEQVPFGEKPYRKFAWGRALEIFLLEGRDYRSANRAPDGPAKSIWGDEQKSWLKESIAASPAAWKIIVSPTPLIGPDRPTKHDNHSNDVFAHEGREFRQWLKANTNGDTFWLNGDRHWQYHSVDPETGAQEFGCGAASDSHASGTPGEDPRLHRFHRVKGGYLWVSAARGRLLIEHRDVMGSKVYGQAFESRG from the coding sequence ATGAACAGACGTGAGTTTCTCGCATGGTCCGCAGCGGCGATGACGCCGGTGGCGCAAGGCGCGCCGGGCACGCATCAGGCCACGGGCGCGAAGGTCGGCGAGGTCACCGCGTCGGCCGCGCAGATATGGACGCGCCGCACGCGCGACGCAGTCCGCCGCGCCGACGGCACACTGCCGCTGCCGAACACGAACAAGGCCCGCACGCTGCCGCTCGGCACGGACCCCGCCACGCTCGAAGGCTCCTGCCCGGGCGACGCGGGCGAGCTGCGCGTGATCGTCAAGACCGCGCAGGGCAAACGCGTCCACGAATCGAAGTGGACGGCGGTCAACGCCGATCACGACTTCTCGCACATCTTCGAGGTGAGCGGGTTGAAGCCATCGACGCCGTACGTTTTCACCGTGGAATCACGCGGATCGAGTAAAACCGATGGCACGCTCGCCGGAACGTTCAAGACCGCGCCCGAAGCCGGCGCCGACGAGACCGTCGAGTTCGCGATGCTGTCCTGTCAGAAGTATTCGCAGAAAGACGATCCGCGCGGCTTCAAGCTCTACGACGCGATCCACAAGCAGGGTCCGCGCTTCCTGCTGTCGGTGGGCGACAACGTCTATTACGACTCCGACGATCCGAAAGTGAACCACGTCTCGATCGCGCGCCACCACTGGCATCGGATGTACTCGCTGCCGTCGATGCTCGAGTGCGTGCAGTCGGTGGGGGGCTACTGGTTGAAAGACGATCACGATTGCTACTCCGACGACTGCTACCCCGGCTACGTCAACGAGACGATGAAGCCGTTTACGTTTGAAGAAGGGCTGCATCTGTTCCCCGAACAGGTGCCGTTCGGCGAGAAGCCGTATCGCAAGTTCGCCTGGGGCCGCGCGCTCGAGATCTTCCTGCTCGAAGGCCGCGACTACCGGTCCGCGAACCGAGCGCCCGATGGCCCGGCGAAATCGATCTGGGGCGACGAGCAGAAGAGTTGGTTGAAGGAGAGCATCGCCGCCTCGCCCGCCGCGTGGAAGATCATCGTGAGCCCGACACCGCTGATCGGCCCGGACCGCCCGACGAAGCACGACAACCACTCGAACGACGTCTTCGCGCACGAAGGCCGCGAGTTCCGCCAGTGGCTGAAGGCGAACACCAACGGCGATACGTTCTGGCTCAACGGCGACCGGCACTGGCAGTATCATTCCGTCGATCCGGAGACCGGTGCGCAAGAGTTCGGGTGCGGCGCGGCGAGCGATTCGCATGCGTCCGGGACGCCGGGCGAGGACCCGCGTCTGCATCGCTTCCATCGCGTGAAGGGCGGTTACCTGTGGGTGAGCGCCGCGCGAGGGCGGCTGCTGATCGAGCACCGCGATGTGATGGGGTCGAAGGTTTACGGGCAGGCGTTCGAGTCGCGGGGGTGA
- a CDS encoding SUMF1/EgtB/PvdO family nonheme iron enzyme, translating into MSGGSAFLSYAHADDHEGAVTRFAEILRVEIRQQLGREFELFQDRTDLSWGDNWKRRIDGSLDSVTFLIAILSPSLFSSAECRREVERFRERERQLGRDDLVLSVRWIDAEELTAADHDLGQFLSSRQHIDWNRFRFNNPYPVTARRFIEQLAKDVKKALARTPSLNAGDRWVNPADGLTYIWIPPGRFQMGASPGDAEANEDESPRHTVEIRRGFWIGETPVTQAAWNRVMGSDPSRFKGDDRPVEQVSWHDATAYCRKVGGRLPTEAEWEYASRAGSVEARYGELDDIAWYGEHGGRRTHPVKRKRPNAWGLYDTLGNVYEWVEDWYWYYTGGTQLDPKGPGRGEHRVLRGGSWINDTGVSVTDRFEADPESRLEGFGFRCAGEFPNR; encoded by the coding sequence TTGAGCGGCGGCAGTGCGTTCCTCAGCTATGCCCATGCCGACGATCACGAGGGTGCGGTAACCCGCTTCGCCGAGATCCTTCGCGTTGAGATCCGCCAGCAACTAGGCCGGGAGTTCGAGTTATTCCAGGACCGCACGGACCTGAGTTGGGGCGACAATTGGAAGCGTCGCATCGACGGTTCGTTGGACTCGGTGACGTTCCTCATCGCGATCCTTTCACCGAGTCTTTTCAGTAGCGCCGAATGCAGGCGCGAGGTGGAGCGCTTTCGCGAGCGCGAGCGACAACTCGGCCGGGACGACTTGGTTCTATCCGTGCGCTGGATCGACGCCGAGGAGCTTACTGCCGCCGACCACGACCTCGGCCAGTTCCTCTCCAGCCGCCAGCACATTGATTGGAATAGGTTCCGCTTCAACAACCCGTACCCAGTGACCGCTCGCAGGTTCATCGAGCAGTTGGCGAAAGACGTGAAAAAGGCGCTCGCGCGAACCCCATCACTGAACGCTGGCGATCGATGGGTCAACCCGGCGGACGGCTTAACGTATATCTGGATTCCGCCCGGCCGATTCCAAATGGGCGCGTCGCCGGGAGATGCCGAGGCCAACGAGGATGAGTCACCGCGCCACACTGTTGAGATCAGGCGAGGGTTCTGGATCGGCGAGACACCAGTGACCCAGGCAGCCTGGAACCGTGTGATGGGATCTGACCCTAGCAGGTTCAAAGGCGATGATCGCCCCGTCGAACAAGTGAGTTGGCATGACGCTACGGCTTACTGTCGCAAAGTGGGCGGCAGGCTGCCGACGGAGGCCGAGTGGGAGTATGCCAGCCGCGCTGGATCGGTAGAGGCTCGATACGGTGAACTCGACGACATCGCTTGGTATGGGGAGCACGGCGGCCGACGGACTCATCCGGTGAAGCGAAAACGTCCGAATGCCTGGGGTCTATACGACACACTCGGTAACGTCTATGAATGGGTGGAAGACTGGTATTGGTACTACACTGGGGGGACACAACTGGATCCGAAGGGTCCCGGTCGCGGAGAACACCGTGTGCTGCGCGGTGGTTCCTGGATCAATGATACTGGCGTCAGCGTAACTGATCGATTCGAGGCTGATCCCGAAAGCCGCTTAGAGGGTTTCGGGTTCCGATGCGCCGGGGAGTTCCCGAACCGCTAA
- a CDS encoding acetylxylan esterase — translation MKVLCALLAAVALHAQTPPDDPLLRWMDAIAQQHLDRREAEIAKIKTVADAERRKQEVRRRVLNAIGGLPTYNGPLNAKVTGEIAADGYVIEKVIYESLPGYYVTANLYRPARPGRYPGILLQAGHTQEGKTEPQLLAANLALMGFVSLAFDPAGQGEREQTYDPQLKAPAAGWSVNEHIHAGEQALLVGEGVGRYFIWDAKRSLDYLAARTEVDPSRLGAAGCSGGGALTTFFGALDSRLKAVIPACFPNSFRLLFSGANPHSEMTIPEHLAIGLDTTDFVELSAPTPWLLQATEKDYFTPPGARIVYEEAKRWYAFYGAEEKVALQVGSGGHGTPPESRKAVYDWFNRWLNNGESSVEERPVHLYANHELNATADGRVDGLPGSRKLHQLILDSWWARRKPGTGGELTAELKRLEIPTDRTAPAAEIVEETEQSGIRTRRLRLESEPGMKIEATMLTPARASKPAVLLVAGQRADFLAAHLAKEGGPVLIVEPRHSLTYDSRRPYVGDWLANTRANQIGRPLPARRAHDILRAVDYLAAQPGVDGADIRAGAQGVKGIWLLLAAAADPRLKKVWLDRTPHSLAEALHNTLNTNLSDATLPGFLLRWDLEDLVKLLAPRSALRTDPVNWMQRVTPLPAPFRMRWVLGDLTDRADAQDVEFAAELLRE, via the coding sequence ATGAAGGTGCTCTGCGCGCTGCTCGCGGCCGTCGCTCTGCACGCGCAGACGCCGCCCGATGACCCGCTGCTGCGTTGGATGGACGCGATCGCTCAACAGCACCTGGACCGACGCGAAGCGGAAATCGCGAAGATCAAGACCGTCGCCGATGCCGAGCGCCGCAAGCAGGAGGTCCGCCGCCGCGTACTCAACGCCATCGGCGGGTTACCCACCTACAACGGCCCGCTCAACGCAAAAGTAACCGGAGAGATCGCCGCCGATGGCTATGTCATCGAGAAGGTGATCTACGAGAGTCTCCCCGGCTACTATGTCACCGCGAATTTATACCGGCCGGCGCGTCCCGGCCGCTACCCGGGCATCCTGCTCCAGGCCGGCCACACGCAGGAGGGCAAGACGGAGCCGCAGTTGCTGGCCGCCAACCTCGCCTTGATGGGATTCGTCTCGCTTGCGTTCGACCCGGCCGGCCAAGGCGAGCGCGAACAGACCTACGATCCGCAACTGAAGGCGCCGGCCGCCGGCTGGTCCGTGAACGAACACATTCACGCCGGCGAGCAGGCGCTGCTGGTGGGCGAGGGCGTGGGCCGGTATTTCATCTGGGACGCCAAGCGCTCGCTCGACTATTTGGCGGCGCGCACTGAGGTGGACCCCTCCCGGCTGGGCGCGGCCGGATGCTCCGGCGGCGGCGCGCTCACAACGTTCTTCGGCGCGCTCGATTCGCGGCTCAAGGCCGTCATCCCCGCCTGCTTCCCGAACTCGTTCCGGCTGCTGTTCTCCGGCGCCAATCCGCATTCGGAGATGACGATCCCGGAGCACCTCGCCATCGGGCTCGACACCACGGATTTCGTCGAACTCTCCGCGCCTACGCCGTGGCTGCTGCAGGCCACCGAGAAGGACTACTTCACGCCGCCCGGCGCACGCATCGTGTACGAGGAGGCGAAGCGTTGGTACGCATTCTACGGCGCGGAGGAGAAGGTCGCGCTGCAGGTGGGCAGCGGCGGCCACGGCACGCCGCCCGAGAGCCGGAAGGCCGTCTACGACTGGTTCAATCGCTGGCTGAACAACGGCGAAAGCAGCGTCGAAGAGCGGCCCGTTCACCTCTATGCGAACCACGAACTGAACGCCACCGCCGATGGTCGCGTCGACGGGTTGCCCGGCAGCCGCAAGCTCCACCAGTTGATCCTCGATTCGTGGTGGGCGCGCCGTAAGCCGGGCACCGGCGGGGAACTCACCGCCGAACTGAAGCGCCTAGAGATCCCAACGGACCGCACCGCGCCGGCCGCCGAAATCGTCGAGGAGACCGAGCAGAGCGGCATTCGGACACGCCGCCTGCGCCTCGAATCGGAACCCGGCATGAAGATCGAGGCGACGATGCTGACTCCCGCCCGCGCCTCGAAGCCAGCCGTGCTCCTCGTTGCCGGCCAGCGCGCGGACTTCCTCGCCGCGCACCTCGCCAAGGAAGGCGGCCCGGTGCTGATCGTCGAGCCCCGGCACTCGTTGACCTACGACTCCCGCCGGCCCTACGTCGGCGACTGGCTCGCCAACACGCGCGCCAACCAGATCGGGCGTCCGCTCCCCGCGCGCCGCGCCCACGATATCCTGCGCGCGGTGGACTATCTCGCCGCGCAGCCTGGGGTCGACGGCGCCGATATCCGTGCGGGCGCGCAAGGCGTCAAAGGCATCTGGCTGCTGCTCGCCGCCGCCGCCGATCCAAGGCTCAAGAAGGTCTGGCTGGACCGCACGCCGCACTCGCTCGCCGAAGCGCTCCACAATACGCTCAACACGAATCTTTCCGACGCCACGCTCCCCGGCTTCCTGCTGCGCTGGGATCTCGAGGATCTGGTGAAGTTACTCGCCCCGCGCTCCGCTCTGCGGACGGATCCGGTGAATTGGATGCAACGCGTCACGCCGCTCCCCGCCCCGTTCCGGATGCGCTGGGTGTTGGGCGATCTAACCGACCGGGCCGACGCGCAAGACGTCGAGTTCGCGGCGGAGTTACTCCGCGAGTGA
- a CDS encoding sulfatase, with protein sequence MKHAISRRAFARAAVSTAIGAAAPALTGQNRRPNILFMIADDWGHQHAGAYGCSWVRTPNFDRVAREGVLFTNCFTSNPKCSPSRATILTGRNSWQLKEAVNHFSIFPNDFSIYPKVLEQAGYFTGYTGKGWGPGDFKSTGFDHNPAGPTFEKFTLKPPVTGASNKDYARNFDYFLEQKPANSPFCFWLGTHEPHRVYEEGSGIRAGRKPADVTVPAYFPDNRIVRSDLLDYGQEVEWVDQHLGRVLAKLEQTGELDNTLIVVTSDHGMPFPRVKGQIYENGFHIPLAVRWGRNIPAGRKVDDFISTRDFAPTFLQAAGVKAPETITGRSFLDVLRANKSGIVDATRDTMVIGKERHDLGRPGDAGYPVRAIRTRTHLYVRNYAPYTWPAGNPETGYRNVDGSPTKEFILSSFDKYYKMSFGKRPAEELYALETDPECVNNVAASADQAQIKRTLRDRMEKILRDEGDPRMNGNAAFFDTIDYTGARKHSWAEWERNRQ encoded by the coding sequence ATGAAACACGCCATCTCCCGCCGCGCCTTCGCTCGCGCCGCCGTCTCCACCGCCATCGGCGCCGCCGCCCCCGCTCTCACCGGCCAGAACCGCCGCCCCAATATCCTGTTCATGATCGCTGACGATTGGGGCCACCAGCACGCCGGAGCATATGGCTGCTCATGGGTCCGCACGCCCAACTTCGATCGCGTTGCCCGCGAAGGCGTCCTCTTCACCAACTGCTTCACGTCCAACCCCAAATGCAGCCCATCGCGCGCCACCATCCTCACCGGCCGTAACTCGTGGCAGCTCAAGGAAGCCGTCAACCACTTCAGTATCTTCCCCAACGACTTTTCCATCTATCCGAAAGTCCTCGAACAAGCCGGCTATTTCACCGGCTACACCGGCAAGGGCTGGGGACCCGGCGACTTCAAATCCACCGGCTTCGATCACAACCCCGCCGGGCCCACCTTCGAGAAGTTCACGCTCAAGCCGCCCGTCACGGGCGCTTCGAACAAGGACTACGCCAGGAACTTCGACTACTTCCTCGAACAAAAGCCCGCCAACTCGCCCTTCTGTTTCTGGCTCGGCACCCATGAGCCGCATCGCGTCTACGAGGAAGGCTCCGGCATCCGCGCCGGACGCAAACCCGCCGACGTCACCGTGCCCGCCTACTTCCCCGACAACCGCATCGTCCGCAGCGACTTGCTCGACTACGGCCAGGAAGTGGAGTGGGTCGATCAGCACCTCGGCCGCGTCCTCGCGAAGCTCGAGCAGACCGGCGAACTCGATAACACCCTCATCGTCGTCACCTCCGATCATGGAATGCCCTTCCCCCGCGTGAAAGGCCAGATCTACGAGAACGGTTTCCATATTCCGCTCGCCGTGCGCTGGGGCCGCAACATCCCGGCCGGCCGCAAGGTGGACGACTTCATCAGCACCCGCGACTTCGCGCCCACGTTCCTACAGGCCGCCGGCGTCAAGGCACCGGAGACAATCACCGGCCGTAGCTTCCTCGACGTGCTGCGCGCCAACAAGTCCGGCATCGTCGACGCGACACGCGACACCATGGTGATCGGCAAGGAGCGCCACGACCTCGGCCGTCCCGGCGACGCCGGCTATCCCGTCCGCGCCATCCGGACTCGCACGCACCTGTACGTACGCAACTACGCGCCCTACACCTGGCCCGCCGGCAACCCCGAAACCGGCTATCGCAACGTCGACGGCAGCCCGACGAAGGAGTTCATCCTGTCGAGCTTCGACAAGTACTATAAGATGTCGTTCGGCAAACGCCCTGCCGAAGAGCTGTACGCGCTCGAAACCGACCCGGAGTGCGTGAATAACGTCGCCGCCTCCGCCGACCAGGCACAGATCAAGCGCACCCTTCGCGACCGCATGGAGAAGATACTCCGCGACGAAGGCGACCCGCGAATGAACGGCAACGCGGCCTTCTTTGACACCATCGATTACACGGGCGCCCGCAAGCACTCCTGGGCCGAGTGGGAACGCAACCGGCAATGA
- a CDS encoding ThuA domain-containing protein: MPNLSRRALFAAPATLSAASRPHVVFVCGDHEYSGESTMPILAAALERHAGFRATVLRSQPDQNAEENIPGLDALAKADLAVFFLRWRRLPEKQLRHIDKYIRSGRPIFGFRTSSHSFNYPKGHPLEEWNRYATHVFGAPPGWGADGHTHFGHKSSTDVAVIPDAIRHPILRGVDEKFHVRSWLYRVLPKWPPPTAERLLEGVAVNPNTPAEPNPVAWTWKNPHNARVFFTTLGHPEDFQVESVQRLTWNAIHWCLQLRPKWPGKLEINVPYRGIVKSETKA; this comes from the coding sequence ATGCCGAACCTCTCCCGGCGAGCCCTCTTCGCCGCGCCCGCGACGCTCTCAGCCGCCTCCAGACCCCACGTCGTTTTCGTCTGCGGCGACCATGAATACTCCGGCGAATCCACCATGCCCATCCTCGCTGCCGCGCTCGAACGCCACGCCGGTTTCCGCGCCACCGTCCTCCGTTCCCAGCCCGATCAGAACGCCGAAGAGAACATCCCCGGCCTCGACGCCCTCGCCAAAGCCGACCTTGCCGTTTTCTTCCTCCGCTGGCGCCGTCTTCCGGAAAAGCAGCTCCGCCACATCGACAAGTACATCCGCTCCGGCCGCCCCATCTTCGGTTTCCGCACCTCGTCCCATTCGTTCAACTATCCGAAAGGCCATCCGCTCGAAGAGTGGAACCGCTATGCCACCCACGTCTTCGGCGCCCCGCCCGGTTGGGGCGCCGACGGCCACACCCACTTCGGCCACAAATCCTCCACCGACGTCGCTGTCATCCCCGACGCCATCCGCCACCCCATCCTCCGCGGCGTGGACGAAAAGTTCCACGTCCGCTCCTGGCTCTATCGCGTCCTCCCGAAGTGGCCCCCGCCAACCGCGGAACGCCTGCTCGAAGGCGTCGCCGTCAACCCGAACACGCCCGCCGAGCCCAACCCCGTCGCCTGGACCTGGAAGAACCCGCACAACGCCCGTGTCTTCTTCACCACTCTCGGCCATCCCGAGGATTTCCAGGTGGAGTCCGTCCAGCGCCTGACATGGAACGCGATTCACTGGTGCCTGCAACTTCGCCCGAAATGGCCAGGGAAGCTCGAAATCAACGTCCCCTACCGCGGAATAGTAAAATCCGAAACGAAAGCATGA
- a CDS encoding heparinase II/III family protein, whose amino-acid sequence MNRREFCLATTATAAGAVSLCAQPATDGPPTEQLRMSSGLPAGRLEQMLLPRAQWRPFPTAAERTEWDLIPADARQALVARGEAHLGKEWPVLPATLFLEFAREGNRSRYEALRNRRRDAVRELAIAECVEGRGRFLDELVNGIWTTCEETYWGVPAHVGVQKAGKGLPDADEPTVDLFAAETASLLAWIYYLLGPKLDEQVGMRARTPVSARIESETRRRVLEPCRLRDDFSWMGFGGARGRVNNWNPWINSNWLTATLLLEDKPAPSVAKIVRSLDRFLDAYHEDGGCDEGPGYWGRAGGSLFDCLELLYSASKGTITFYEMPLVREIGRYIYRAHIVDDWFTNFGDAAARTRIAADLVYRYGKRIGDERMETLGALAGVEQEKGGGGSGAVRGESIGRQLAALFRLAEFRAAGAVAAREGKERLLYVRDVWLPGTQVMAARVREGSAEGFYMAAQGGHNAESHNHNDVGNFVVFLDGKPVFVDAGVETYSARTFSAERYSIWTMQSAWHMCRPSAAICKGRVRRTGRRSWTIVRAATARRFRWISGGRMALRRVYGKCAGRWNSTGGRTRSGSRTRRC is encoded by the coding sequence ATGAACCGCCGCGAATTCTGTCTCGCCACGACTGCGACAGCGGCCGGCGCGGTCTCCCTGTGCGCCCAGCCGGCGACAGACGGTCCGCCCACGGAACAACTCCGAATGAGCAGCGGACTTCCAGCCGGCCGGCTGGAACAAATGCTGCTGCCGCGCGCGCAATGGCGGCCGTTTCCAACGGCGGCCGAGCGGACGGAATGGGATCTGATTCCGGCGGATGCGCGGCAAGCCCTGGTGGCGCGCGGGGAAGCGCATCTGGGGAAAGAGTGGCCGGTGCTGCCGGCGACTCTGTTTCTGGAGTTCGCGCGAGAAGGCAACCGGTCGCGCTATGAGGCTCTGCGCAACCGGCGGCGGGATGCGGTGCGCGAATTGGCGATTGCCGAGTGCGTGGAGGGACGCGGCCGCTTCCTGGATGAACTCGTGAACGGCATTTGGACGACTTGCGAGGAGACGTATTGGGGTGTTCCGGCACATGTCGGCGTGCAGAAGGCCGGCAAGGGCCTGCCGGACGCCGATGAGCCCACCGTCGATCTGTTCGCGGCGGAGACGGCGAGCCTGCTCGCCTGGATCTACTACCTGCTGGGACCGAAGCTGGACGAACAGGTGGGAATGCGCGCCCGGACGCCGGTGTCGGCGCGGATCGAGAGCGAGACCCGCCGCCGGGTGCTGGAGCCGTGCCGGTTGCGGGACGACTTCAGTTGGATGGGGTTCGGCGGCGCGCGCGGCCGCGTGAACAACTGGAATCCGTGGATCAACTCGAACTGGCTGACCGCGACACTGCTGTTGGAGGACAAGCCCGCCCCGAGCGTGGCGAAGATCGTGCGGAGCCTGGACCGGTTCCTGGACGCGTATCACGAGGACGGCGGCTGCGATGAGGGTCCAGGTTACTGGGGCCGCGCGGGGGGATCGCTGTTCGACTGCCTGGAGCTGCTGTACTCGGCGTCCAAAGGGACGATCACTTTCTATGAGATGCCGCTGGTGCGCGAGATCGGGCGCTACATCTATCGCGCGCATATCGTGGATGACTGGTTCACGAACTTCGGCGACGCCGCCGCACGTACGCGAATCGCGGCGGACCTGGTGTACCGGTATGGAAAGCGCATCGGCGATGAACGGATGGAAACGTTGGGGGCGCTTGCGGGAGTGGAACAGGAGAAAGGCGGCGGCGGAAGCGGAGCGGTTCGCGGCGAGAGCATCGGGCGGCAACTGGCGGCCCTATTCCGCCTCGCTGAGTTTCGCGCCGCGGGCGCGGTGGCGGCCCGCGAGGGCAAGGAGCGGCTGCTGTACGTGCGGGACGTGTGGCTGCCGGGCACGCAGGTAATGGCGGCACGAGTGCGCGAGGGATCGGCGGAAGGCTTCTACATGGCGGCACAGGGCGGCCACAACGCGGAGAGCCACAATCACAACGACGTCGGTAACTTCGTGGTTTTTCTGGATGGCAAGCCTGTCTTTGTGGATGCGGGCGTAGAGACCTATAGCGCCAGGACGTTCAGCGCGGAGCGGTATTCGATCTGGACGATGCAGTCGGCTTGGCACATGTGCCGACCATCGGCGGCCATATGCAAAGGGCGGGTTCGGCGTACCGGGCGACGGAGTTGGACTATCGTACGGGCGGCGACGGCGCGGCGCTTTCGATGGATATCGGGCGGGCGTATGGCGCTGAGGCGGGTGTACGGCAAATGCGCCGGACGCTGGAACTCGACCGGCGGACGAACACGGTCCGGATCACGGACGCGCCGGTGCTGA
- a CDS encoding serine hydrolase domain-containing protein has product MKTTFARILSALCLASLLAAAEPPVASPESVGMSAERLARIGAWLDGMAARKEAAGFVALVARRGKVVYHKAHGHRGLDAPEPMPIDALFDLASMTKPVTVTAALQLLENGEFTLNDPIGDFLPEFRKVKIETAPGRFVSTQGPIRVRHLFSHTSGVFTTRSRAQIFEFPTLEGFMQDLAKSPVRYEPGSTFLYGTSHDVLGYLVQKVSGQPLDRYVGEHILQPLGMTDTHYWPPAEKDRRRAVLVVNGKDDPESLSRVPPAAARAHTYIGGASGLYSTAADYWRFAQMLANGGEFEGKRLLGPRTVAWMAQNHIGGMPSFTTPGTRFGLGLAIVTDPAASGLPYAAGSYYWGGSQGTIFWIDPKEELVGVLMVQLTPSRLRLRERFAALVYSSILQ; this is encoded by the coding sequence ATGAAGACTACATTCGCCCGCATCCTCTCCGCGCTCTGCCTCGCCTCCCTCCTCGCCGCCGCGGAACCCCCGGTCGCCTCCCCCGAATCCGTCGGCATGTCGGCAGAGCGGCTTGCCCGCATCGGCGCCTGGCTCGACGGCATGGCGGCACGCAAGGAAGCCGCCGGGTTCGTCGCCCTGGTGGCCCGCCGCGGAAAGGTCGTCTATCACAAGGCCCATGGGCATCGCGGCCTCGACGCACCGGAACCCATGCCGATCGACGCGCTGTTTGACCTCGCTTCCATGACCAAGCCGGTTACGGTCACTGCCGCGCTCCAGCTCCTCGAAAACGGCGAGTTCACGCTCAACGACCCCATCGGCGACTTCCTGCCCGAGTTCCGAAAAGTGAAGATCGAGACCGCACCCGGCCGCTTCGTCTCCACGCAAGGGCCCATCCGCGTCCGGCACCTCTTCTCCCACACCTCCGGAGTCTTCACCACGCGCAGCCGCGCCCAGATCTTCGAGTTCCCCACGCTCGAAGGCTTCATGCAGGATCTCGCCAAGTCGCCCGTTCGGTACGAGCCGGGGTCCACGTTTCTCTACGGAACCTCGCATGACGTGCTCGGCTACCTCGTCCAGAAGGTCTCCGGCCAGCCGCTCGATCGCTACGTCGGCGAGCATATCCTCCAGCCCCTCGGCATGACCGACACGCACTACTGGCCGCCCGCCGAAAAGGACCGCCGCCGCGCCGTTCTCGTCGTCAACGGCAAGGACGATCCCGAATCGCTCTCTCGTGTGCCGCCCGCCGCCGCCCGCGCCCACACCTACATCGGAGGCGCCAGCGGACTCTACTCCACCGCCGCCGACTACTGGCGTTTCGCCCAGATGCTCGCCAACGGCGGCGAGTTCGAAGGCAAGCGCCTCCTTGGTCCGCGCACCGTGGCGTGGATGGCGCAGAACCACATCGGCGGCATGCCCTCGTTCACGACGCCCGGAACGCGCTTCGGCCTCGGCCTCGCTATCGTCACCGATCCTGCCGCTTCCGGCCTTCCCTACGCGGCCGGCAGCTATTACTGGGGCGGTTCCCAAGGCACCATCTTCTGGATCGACCCGAAAGAGGAACTCGTCGGCGTGCTGATGGTGCAGTTGACGCCCAGCCGCCTGCGACTTCGCGAACGCTTCGCGGCGTTAGTCTATTCGTCAATCCTGCAGTAG